The DNA window CTGCAGCGAGATCCTCATCTTGCGGATGGGAAGCTCCTCCATGAAGGGGTCGGCCGCGTTGAACACGCGCCCCAGGACCACGGGCCTGTCAGGGTCGCCTTCGAGGTACTGGCACAAGACCTCCCATCCGATGCGCGGCATCGCCGATGACCGGCCCGTGTTGTCCTGCAGCACCGGGATCCAGTGCGAGCAGGAGTCGTCCTTGGGTTGCAGCCGGTCCCAGGGGAAGTGCACCTTCACCTGACCCCACCCGTCCGTGTGGATGTCGGCGCCGGAAGGACCCGTCACGTAGCCCGTCAGCGGGTTCGGGATCATCGGCACGTACGTCGTCACCGGCGGCCGGAACACCACATCCCCGGGGAGCGCCTCGAACCCCACGGTGAACGACGTCGCCGTCCGGTCCCAGGCGTGGGTGACCAGGGTGAGCACATACTCGCCGTCCGTGACGCCCGACGGAGCGTCCACCAGCGAGAACCGCGCTCCAGCGGCGAGGCGTCCGGAGATCGAGCGCCCTGCGAGCCGTCGCTTCTGGCACGCGAGCGCCTCCGCGCGAAGCCGCGCCTTGCTCTGCCCCTGCGCCGGCAGCTCGTACTCGCCCGGGTAGTCGTACCACTCCGGTCCCCAGGCCGTGGGCCCAGGCGCGCTGACATCCATGTCGAGGCGCGGGCGCTCCGGGTTGAAGTCGCGCAAGGACACCTTCCCTGCCGTCGCACGCCCGACCCACCCCACCTCGTAGATCGCCTCTTCTTGCCCCTCCAGACCTGCGTCATGCGCGAACGGCAGGACGCCTGGACCCTCGAGGTACGCCGAGGTGTAGTCGCCGAGCACCATCCGGCCCTCGTCGTCGACCACGTAGAAGATGCCCTCGTCCTCCAGGAGCCGCGCCGCAAAGTCGTAGTCCGACTCGCGCATCTGCACGCAGTACGGTCGCCGCGTATACGACCCGATCAGGCTCTGCACGACCTCCACGCCGTGCGCGCCGATTACCTCGGCTACGATCTCCGGCGCCGTCTTGTCCCGGAACACCCGGATGTCCACCCGGTGGCGTGTGATCGCGAGACGCGGCTCGAACAAGACCCGCACTTGCCCAGCGCCCGCGTTCTTCGTCCGCGTCGCCGCCCGCTGTACCCGCGTCACCAGCCCCTGAACACGGCGCTCCTCCATGCCGCGCATCACCACCAGCGCCGCGTCCGATCGCACCACGGCGTCGGGATCGAGCGGGTCGTCGGGCGCGACGTGCAGCGTCACCTCGAACCTGTACGTCCGCGAGATCCCCTCTTCTCCCTGGAGGGTGTTCACCTCCCGGAGCGAGCCACCGAGGTCGATGAAATAACGGAGCGGATCCAGCGTCGCCACGGTGCCCCCTTCAGTTGTGCTCGATGGTGCCGCTGTCGGCGTCCAGGTGGGCGCCCGACAGGTCCAGGTTCTTCGCCGTGAGGGTGATCGCCTGCTGGGTCAGCGTGAGCACGCTCTCTCCGCACGTGATCCTCACCAGGTCCACCGCCTCCACGTGCAGCTCGGGCGCCTTCCCCGTCAGCGCATCCTTGATGGTCCAGGTCGACGTCGTGTCCGCGTTGTCGATGTACTTGCTGTTCGACTGGAGGAAGATGGACTCGCCGACGTCCTCTTTGTAGTCGGTGGTGACATCCAGCGCGCGGTCCTTCTTCGCCATCTCCAGCTTCGATCCGCCGATCTCTTGCTGTGACACCTTCCGGGCCGCCTCCGAGATGTCCTGTCCAGCGACCTTCATCGCGCTGCCACTCACCACCGTCGTCGCGTCGCGGGCCGTCATGTTGATGTTGCCCAGCGTCACCTCGATCAGCGACCCGCCGACGGTCAGGACCCGGCTCCCCTGCACGAACCCCTTGTGCGCATCAGCCACGGTGATCGAGCGTGACCCGCCGACGGTCTCGGTCTCGTTGCCGGTGATCGACTTGGTACGCATCCCCTCGACGGTCAGCGTCTCGTCACCGCCGATCTCCACGGTCTGGTTGCCGACGACGCGCTCGTCGAGCGACGATCGGATGCTCAGCGCGTGGTCCACGCCCACCGTGCGCGTCGCGTCGTTCTCCACCGTGTCGTATTTTGCGTCGAGGACCTTGT is part of the Chondromyces crocatus genome and encodes:
- a CDS encoding type VI secretion system Vgr family protein, translated to MATLDPLRYFIDLGGSLREVNTLQGEEGISRTYRFEVTLHVAPDDPLDPDAVVRSDAALVVMRGMEERRVQGLVTRVQRAATRTKNAGAGQVRVLFEPRLAITRHRVDIRVFRDKTAPEIVAEVIGAHGVEVVQSLIGSYTRRPYCVQMRESDYDFAARLLEDEGIFYVVDDEGRMVLGDYTSAYLEGPGVLPFAHDAGLEGQEEAIYEVGWVGRATAGKVSLRDFNPERPRLDMDVSAPGPTAWGPEWYDYPGEYELPAQGQSKARLRAEALACQKRRLAGRSISGRLAAGARFSLVDAPSGVTDGEYVLTLVTHAWDRTATSFTVGFEALPGDVVFRPPVTTYVPMIPNPLTGYVTGPSGADIHTDGWGQVKVHFPWDRLQPKDDSCSHWIPVLQDNTGRSSAMPRIGWEVLCQYLEGDPDRPVVLGRVFNAADPFMEELPIRKMRISLQSLSSPRATDGPSGYNMIRFDDLAGSQVIDIHAQRDQNIVVANDQSEDVGAVETRLVKGNEAIRIGSNETVDVTVDSVAKVNGNQSVSVGGSRTATVTGVHIESVTKDHTLTIGGDHTRIAGTDDNMAVSKDLTEIISGDVLEMSDRTNTTTGGKTSVLMVGGSLFEVAKLGKSEGTSESRKETVSGLCFSMADGKHGARAEVSRTTTVGSGYMVTALKEVLLAGLDKLRVDATSMVLQGPSITLKVGETEIHLKDGRIDMKAPSEITVETQLQNNQGATTSSQN